From the genome of Bosea sp. Tri-49, one region includes:
- a CDS encoding class I adenylate-forming enzyme family protein, whose protein sequence is MTSFNDDGFVSLLTVRAAAQPDSVYARFCGEPVTYAGLERRSAAFAAHLRARGIKPGDRVAVMMRNSIATIAVVFGLARAGVAWVPVNAQQRGEGLRYLLTHSQPRLVVADAELAPQITEAMGSEPELPQLLHTPGGELEAILARNERFDEPAPTADAVFAIMYTSGTTGRPKGVIVSHRMLRLAAESVAKLSDARPADVFFVWEPLYHIGGAQLLPLPMISGITLAMVERFSASRFWDQVREEGASHIHYLGGILQILLKQPASPRDREHGVRIAWGGGCPPDIWPQFSDRFGIDIRECYGMTEASSLTTCNVTGVPGSVGRPLPWFTVKLLDADGQPAPPGERGEIVIETSIPGAIFPGYLENPEATTKALREDGFHTGDLGSFDAAGNLYFHGRMTDSVRCRGENVSAWEVEHVAAEHEAVEDCAMIGVAADVGEQDIKLFVKPRDGIVIDPQALSGWLSLRLAPYQNPRYIAVVDEFERTASQRIMKHKLSPRLDDCWDRAAMATRF, encoded by the coding sequence ATGACCTCCTTCAACGACGACGGCTTCGTGAGCCTTCTGACCGTGCGTGCTGCCGCGCAGCCGGACAGCGTCTATGCGCGCTTCTGCGGCGAGCCGGTGACCTATGCCGGGCTCGAACGCCGCTCGGCCGCCTTCGCCGCGCATCTCAGGGCGCGCGGCATCAAGCCCGGCGACAGGGTCGCCGTGATGATGCGCAACTCGATCGCCACGATCGCGGTGGTCTTCGGGCTCGCTCGTGCCGGTGTCGCCTGGGTGCCGGTCAATGCGCAGCAGCGCGGCGAGGGTTTGCGCTACCTGCTGACGCATTCGCAGCCGCGCCTCGTCGTCGCCGATGCGGAGCTGGCGCCGCAGATCACCGAGGCGATGGGCTCGGAGCCGGAACTGCCACAGCTATTGCATACGCCGGGCGGTGAGCTCGAAGCCATTCTGGCCCGCAACGAGCGCTTCGACGAGCCGGCGCCAACTGCCGACGCGGTCTTCGCCATTATGTACACATCGGGCACCACCGGCCGGCCGAAGGGCGTGATCGTCTCGCATCGCATGCTCCGCCTCGCGGCGGAGAGCGTCGCGAAGCTGTCCGATGCACGGCCGGCAGATGTCTTCTTCGTCTGGGAGCCGCTCTACCACATCGGCGGCGCCCAGCTCCTGCCGCTCCCGATGATCAGCGGCATCACGCTCGCCATGGTCGAGCGCTTCAGCGCCAGTCGCTTCTGGGATCAGGTCAGGGAGGAGGGCGCCAGCCATATCCACTATCTCGGCGGCATCCTGCAGATCCTGCTGAAGCAACCCGCGTCGCCACGTGATCGCGAGCATGGCGTGCGCATCGCCTGGGGCGGCGGTTGCCCGCCCGACATCTGGCCGCAGTTCAGCGACCGCTTCGGCATCGACATTCGCGAATGCTACGGCATGACGGAAGCCTCCAGCCTCACGACCTGCAATGTGACCGGGGTGCCGGGCTCCGTCGGCCGGCCGCTGCCCTGGTTCACGGTGAAGCTGCTCGATGCCGACGGCCAGCCGGCACCTCCCGGCGAGCGCGGCGAGATCGTGATCGAGACCAGCATCCCCGGCGCGATCTTCCCTGGCTATCTCGAGAATCCCGAGGCGACGACGAAGGCGCTGCGCGAGGATGGATTCCACACCGGCGATCTCGGCTCCTTCGATGCCGCCGGCAATCTCTATTTCCATGGCCGGATGACCGACAGCGTGCGGTGCAGGGGCGAGAATGTCTCGGCCTGGGAGGTCGAGCACGTCGCAGCGGAGCATGAGGCGGTCGAGGATTGCGCGATGATCGGCGTCGCAGCCGATGTCGGCGAGCAGGACATCAAGCTCTTCGTCAAGCCGCGCGATGGCATCGTCATCGATCCGCAGGCGCTCTCCGGCTGGCTCAGCCTGCGCCTCGCGCCCTACCAGAACCCGCGCTACATCGCCGTCGTCGACGAATTCGAGCGCACGGCGAGCCAGCGCATCATGAAGCACAAGCTCTCCCCCCGGCTCGATGATTGCTGGGACCGGGCGGCGATGGCGACGAGGTTCTGA
- a CDS encoding HlyD family secretion protein yields the protein MDLLEEKSTVVTDEDSGNAAPAARPGKKKIVGLLLCLGAVAAVAAGWANARSGGEATDNAYVRGDLTALAPKIAGYVTAVEVGDNQTVRAGDILFRIDDADYRAKLAQAVANVEAAQARVTNVDAETKLQYALVRQAEAQKQAASAEVTLATRSQSRRRELIRSNAVSQALLDESDAARSRAEANLSGASATIEAQQQRIAVLTTQREAAVAAVAQTQAARDLAQIDLDSTVVRAPVGGIVGNRQVRIGRLVAPGVALLDIVPVDDVWVVANFKETQLEQIRPGQHVRISVDGYPSEALKGVVDSFAPGSGSAFSLLPADNATGNFVRVVQRVPVKIRFTGNPLPGRLVPGLSARVEIAPGDR from the coding sequence ATGGACCTCCTCGAAGAGAAGAGCACAGTCGTTACAGACGAGGACTCCGGGAACGCCGCCCCCGCAGCGCGGCCCGGCAAGAAAAAGATCGTCGGGCTGCTGCTGTGCCTCGGCGCCGTCGCGGCAGTGGCCGCAGGATGGGCCAATGCCCGCTCGGGCGGCGAGGCGACCGACAACGCCTATGTCCGCGGCGATCTGACCGCGCTGGCGCCGAAGATTGCCGGCTATGTCACGGCGGTCGAGGTCGGGGACAACCAGACTGTCCGGGCCGGAGATATCCTGTTCCGGATCGACGATGCCGACTATCGCGCCAAGCTCGCGCAGGCCGTGGCGAACGTCGAGGCGGCGCAGGCGCGTGTCACCAATGTCGATGCCGAAACCAAGCTCCAGTACGCTCTGGTCAGGCAGGCCGAAGCCCAGAAGCAGGCCGCCAGCGCCGAGGTGACGCTGGCGACACGGTCGCAAAGCCGGCGCCGCGAGCTGATCCGCAGCAATGCGGTGAGCCAGGCCCTGCTCGACGAGAGCGATGCCGCGCGCTCGCGGGCCGAAGCGAACCTGTCGGGCGCCTCGGCGACGATCGAAGCGCAGCAGCAGCGTATCGCCGTCCTGACCACGCAGCGCGAAGCGGCCGTTGCCGCCGTGGCGCAGACGCAGGCCGCGCGCGATCTCGCTCAGATCGATCTCGACAGCACCGTCGTGCGCGCTCCGGTCGGCGGCATCGTCGGCAACCGCCAGGTCCGGATCGGCCGCCTGGTCGCGCCGGGCGTCGCCCTGCTCGACATCGTCCCGGTCGACGATGTCTGGGTCGTGGCGAATTTCAAGGAAACCCAGCTTGAGCAGATCCGGCCCGGCCAGCACGTCCGCATCAGTGTCGACGGCTATCCGAGCGAGGCGCTCAAAGGCGTGGTCGACAGCTTCGCGCCCGGCAGCGGCTCCGCCTTCAGCCTGCTCCCGGCCGACAATGCGACGGGCAACTTCGTGCGCGTCGTCCAGCGCGTTCCGGTGAAGATCCGCTTCACCGGCAATCCCTTGCCCGGCCGCCTCGTGCCCGGTCTGTCCGCACGTGTCGAGATCGCCCCGGGAGACCGCTAA
- a CDS encoding ABC transporter permease subunit: MSAVTLSSAPAHSRKLRFGALWLAVPGLLFLAVFFVYPVAQLLGLSIVDPESGAFSAGAYQRIAATDVYLRVLGITFRIAGWTAVWSLLIGYPLAYWIARLPDLFRGRMLLFVMVPFWTSYLVKTFAWMIVLGRSGIINSLATGSGIVDQPLPLLHNQFGVMVGMVHAMVPLAVMTMLPVMTGIDRRLVQAAQTLGAAPARAFWLVYFKLSLPGVAAAGLLVFISSLGFFIVPAFLGGRQETMLAQLIITQVQELLNWSFAGALSAMMLAAALVSCVIYDRLFGLSTIAGGSAQVGTGRIRDLGLAILSGVATLAGHLATLARSLLGKRASALLLPGFCWLVIAFLVLPTLLVIPLAFTSSQFLEFPPPGYGLSWFQAYFSSPLWIQATIRSFAVAFVTAIAATAIGGFTALALANSRTRWGGLIFAFFLAPMIVPRIVIAVGLFYLFARLGLIATDLGLVIGHTVLAIPFTLVTIAAVLKTYDQRLDQAAATLGANRLRTLMGVTIPLVKGGLVAAFLFAFITSFDELTIAIFVSGGIKTTLPKQMWDDMILQLNPTLAAVSVVVFVVVTVMLLLAERFRSSS, from the coding sequence ATGAGCGCGGTCACCCTCAGCAGCGCGCCGGCGCACTCCAGGAAATTGCGGTTCGGCGCGCTCTGGCTGGCCGTGCCGGGCCTCCTGTTCCTGGCAGTCTTCTTCGTCTATCCGGTCGCGCAGTTGCTCGGCCTGAGCATCGTCGATCCGGAGAGCGGCGCCTTCTCGGCCGGCGCCTATCAGCGCATCGCCGCGACGGACGTCTATCTGCGCGTGCTCGGCATCACCTTCCGTATCGCCGGCTGGACGGCGGTCTGGTCGCTCCTGATCGGCTACCCGCTCGCCTACTGGATAGCGCGGCTGCCCGACCTGTTTCGCGGCCGCATGCTGCTCTTCGTCATGGTGCCGTTCTGGACGAGCTATCTCGTCAAGACCTTCGCCTGGATGATTGTGCTCGGGCGCAGCGGCATCATCAACTCGCTGGCGACCGGCTCCGGCATCGTCGACCAGCCTTTGCCGCTGCTGCACAATCAGTTCGGCGTCATGGTCGGCATGGTGCACGCCATGGTGCCGCTGGCGGTGATGACCATGCTCCCGGTGATGACCGGCATCGACCGCCGGCTGGTCCAGGCGGCGCAGACGCTCGGGGCGGCACCGGCGCGCGCCTTCTGGCTGGTCTATTTCAAGCTCTCGCTACCGGGCGTGGCGGCGGCCGGCCTGCTCGTCTTCATCTCCTCGCTCGGCTTCTTCATCGTTCCCGCCTTCCTCGGAGGGCGCCAGGAAACCATGCTCGCCCAGCTCATCATCACGCAGGTGCAGGAGCTGCTGAACTGGTCCTTCGCCGGCGCGCTGTCCGCGATGATGCTGGCGGCAGCGCTGGTCTCCTGCGTGATCTACGACCGGCTCTTCGGGCTCTCGACCATCGCCGGCGGCTCTGCCCAGGTCGGCACCGGGCGCATCCGCGACCTCGGCCTGGCGATCCTGTCGGGCGTCGCGACCCTTGCCGGCCATCTCGCGACACTGGCGCGATCCCTGCTCGGCAAGCGCGCGTCTGCGCTGCTGCTGCCCGGCTTCTGCTGGCTCGTCATCGCCTTCCTGGTGCTGCCGACGCTGCTCGTCATCCCGCTCGCCTTCACCTCGTCGCAGTTCCTCGAGTTCCCGCCGCCGGGCTATGGCCTGAGCTGGTTCCAGGCCTATTTCAGCTCGCCGCTGTGGATCCAGGCGACAATCCGCTCCTTCGCGGTCGCCTTCGTCACGGCAATTGCCGCAACCGCCATCGGCGGCTTCACGGCTTTGGCGCTGGCGAACAGCCGCACGCGCTGGGGTGGGCTGATATTCGCCTTCTTCCTCGCGCCGATGATCGTGCCGCGCATCGTCATCGCCGTCGGGCTGTTCTACCTTTTTGCGCGGCTCGGGCTGATCGCGACCGATCTCGGCCTCGTCATCGGCCACACCGTGCTGGCGATCCCGTTCACGCTGGTCACCATCGCCGCCGTGCTCAAGACCTATGACCAGCGCCTCGACCAGGCAGCGGCCACGCTTGGTGCCAACCGGCTGCGCACGTTGATGGGCGTCACCATCCCGCTCGTGAAAGGCGGCCTCGTCGCCGCCTTCCTGTTTGCCTTCATCACCTCCTTCGACGAGCTGACCATCGCGATCTTCGTCTCGGGCGGTATCAAGACCACACTGCCGAAGCAGATGTGGGACGACATGATCCTGCAGCTCAACCCGACGCTTGCCGCGGTCTCCGTGGTCGTCTTCGTCGTGGTGACGGTGATGCTGCTGCTTGCGGAACGCTTCCGCTCCTCTTCCTGA
- a CDS encoding MFS transporter, giving the protein MTMAATAILGRSSAAAGTLLLTGIVLAALIEAIAGTVLSLGRSDIIGDTSATPDEFAWLDIGYITLKLIGFLTAPWLMSRIDPRSVLVTATLTMGLASGIAAMTARLDLLIGLRIVQGFSGGTLLVAGQAMIFLSFPRAHQPLLQGLFAVGAVVAPGTLAPALQGWLLDAQSWTWIFFGIVPLSLTAAGLLLMADGPMSARGAPRPFDWIGVALISLTFFCLTYVLTQGSRWNWFEEPRIPWLTLIGAAALLAFLGQQAMAKGRGLLDVSLFGPNDFTFAFIVSFVAGAALSGSAFVIPAFVMSVLAFTPTDAGELLLPSGAPFIGALVLVALLVQFRRVPPFATVPFGILILMSGMWLLSGSTSESGADDMMAGVLLRGLGLGFLFLSITLIAFGHLDDRRLADGVGLFNTGRQLGGLMGIAALQTLIDHHTVANFAVLGANVAAGKPAVIERLTAMTAMLTAKGMDAAAGRAAASLLGRAVTGQSAAIAFDTAFNAVALLFVVAAPVLIVIKIGFSRYAKARAATAHG; this is encoded by the coding sequence ATGACCATGGCCGCCACCGCCATACTGGGCCGCAGCAGCGCCGCGGCCGGCACCCTTCTCCTCACAGGAATCGTGCTCGCCGCGTTGATCGAGGCGATCGCCGGCACCGTTCTGTCGCTCGGGCGCAGCGACATCATCGGCGACACCTCCGCGACGCCCGACGAGTTCGCCTGGCTCGACATCGGCTACATCACGCTGAAGCTCATCGGCTTCCTGACCGCGCCCTGGCTGATGAGCCGGATCGATCCGCGCAGCGTGCTCGTCACTGCGACCCTCACCATGGGCCTGGCTTCGGGCATCGCTGCCATGACTGCCCGGCTCGACCTGCTGATCGGGCTGCGCATCGTCCAGGGCTTCTCCGGCGGCACCCTGCTCGTCGCAGGCCAGGCGATGATTTTTCTGAGCTTCCCGCGCGCGCACCAGCCTCTGCTTCAGGGCCTGTTCGCGGTGGGTGCCGTCGTCGCGCCCGGAACGCTCGCTCCGGCGCTTCAGGGCTGGCTGCTCGATGCCCAGTCCTGGACCTGGATCTTCTTCGGCATCGTGCCGCTCTCCCTCACGGCTGCCGGGCTCCTTTTGATGGCGGACGGCCCGATGTCTGCCAGGGGCGCACCCCGCCCGTTCGACTGGATCGGCGTCGCGCTGATCTCGCTCACCTTCTTCTGCCTCACCTATGTGCTGACGCAGGGCAGCCGCTGGAACTGGTTCGAGGAACCGCGCATCCCCTGGCTGACGCTGATCGGCGCCGCCGCGCTGCTGGCCTTCCTCGGTCAGCAGGCCATGGCCAAGGGCCGGGGCCTGCTCGACGTCTCCCTGTTCGGACCGAACGACTTCACCTTCGCCTTCATCGTCAGCTTCGTCGCCGGCGCCGCCCTGTCCGGCAGCGCCTTCGTGATCCCTGCCTTTGTGATGTCCGTCCTCGCCTTCACTCCGACCGATGCCGGCGAGCTCCTGCTGCCCAGCGGCGCGCCCTTCATCGGCGCGCTCGTCCTTGTCGCCCTGCTCGTGCAGTTCCGCCGCGTGCCGCCCTTCGCCACGGTGCCCTTCGGCATCCTGATCCTGATGAGCGGGATGTGGCTGCTCTCCGGCTCGACCAGCGAGAGCGGGGCTGATGACATGATGGCGGGCGTGCTGCTGCGCGGCCTCGGCCTCGGCTTCCTGTTCCTGTCGATCACGCTGATCGCCTTCGGCCATCTCGACGACCGCAGGCTCGCTGACGGCGTCGGCCTCTTCAACACCGGCCGCCAGCTCGGCGGCCTCATGGGAATCGCGGCGCTCCAGACGCTGATCGACCACCACACCGTCGCCAATTTCGCAGTCCTCGGCGCCAACGTCGCGGCCGGAAAGCCCGCCGTCATCGAGCGGTTGACGGCCATGACGGCGATGTTGACGGCGAAGGGGATGGACGCCGCCGCCGGCCGGGCCGCGGCGAGCCTGCTCGGCCGGGCGGTGACAGGCCAGTCGGCCGCGATCGCCTTCGACACCGCCTTCAACGCGGTCGCCCTGCTCTTCGTGGTCGCAGCCCCGGTACTGATCGTGATCAAGATCGGATTCTCCCGATACGCGAAAGCGCGCGCTGCTACTGCTCACGGATGA
- a CDS encoding winged helix-turn-helix domain-containing protein: MQFAFGDYLLDPGRRELTLRAQVVTVGPQVFDLLLHLIGNRDRVVSKDELLQAVWGGRIVSESTITSHINAVRKAIGDNGDEQRLIRTIARKGFRFVGDVEQSGEAREPIGSGVPERAASPATELPSAPLPPDKPSITVLPFQNLSGDPEQEYFADGVVEDIIAALSRIRWLFVIARNSSFAFKGRAVDVKEIGRELGVRYVLEGSIRKSGNKVRITGQLIDAKTGAHLWAERFEGMLDDIFELQDQIAESVVGAVAPQLERAEIERAKRKPTENLDAYDYYLRGTAKLHSGTRDAIEAALPLFYKAIELDPDFASAYGMAAWCHLWRKVNGWMVDRPGEIAEGMRLARLAVEFGRDDAVALTRAGHALGHFTGDLDGGIALIDRAVLLNPNLAAAWFLGGFLRALNGEPAAALEHFEHAVRLSPLDPEIFRMQVGMALAHFFAGHFDSAVGWAEKAAGNLPSLLVAAAVMAASQALSGRADEARQAMERLQALDPSMRIAKLKDWLPIHRSEDLARFADGLRLAGLPE; encoded by the coding sequence GTGCAATTCGCGTTTGGAGATTACCTGCTCGACCCCGGGCGCCGGGAGCTGACCCTGCGCGCGCAGGTGGTGACCGTCGGGCCGCAGGTCTTCGACCTGCTGCTGCATCTCATCGGGAATCGCGACCGGGTCGTCAGCAAGGACGAGCTGCTGCAGGCGGTGTGGGGCGGCCGGATCGTCTCCGAATCCACGATCACCAGTCACATCAACGCGGTCAGGAAGGCCATCGGCGACAATGGCGACGAGCAGCGCCTGATCCGAACGATCGCCCGCAAGGGGTTCCGCTTCGTCGGCGACGTCGAGCAGTCCGGGGAAGCGCGAGAGCCGATCGGATCAGGCGTCCCCGAACGGGCCGCGAGCCCCGCGACGGAACTGCCCTCCGCGCCGCTCCCGCCGGACAAGCCTTCTATCACCGTCCTGCCGTTCCAAAACCTGAGCGGCGATCCCGAACAGGAGTATTTCGCCGACGGCGTGGTGGAGGACATCATCGCCGCCCTGTCCCGCATCCGCTGGCTGTTCGTCATCGCCCGCAATTCGAGCTTTGCCTTCAAAGGCCGGGCGGTGGATGTGAAGGAAATCGGCCGGGAGCTCGGCGTGCGCTACGTCCTGGAAGGCAGCATCCGGAAGTCCGGAAACAAGGTGCGCATCACCGGACAGCTCATCGACGCCAAGACCGGGGCGCATCTCTGGGCAGAGCGTTTCGAAGGCATGCTCGACGACATCTTCGAACTCCAGGACCAGATCGCCGAAAGCGTCGTCGGCGCGGTCGCGCCGCAGCTCGAACGGGCCGAGATCGAGCGCGCCAAGCGGAAGCCGACCGAGAACCTCGATGCCTACGACTATTATCTGCGTGGCACGGCGAAGCTGCACTCCGGGACCAGGGACGCCATCGAGGCGGCGCTGCCGCTCTTCTACAAGGCTATCGAGCTCGATCCAGACTTCGCATCGGCCTATGGCATGGCGGCCTGGTGCCATCTGTGGCGCAAGGTGAATGGCTGGATGGTCGATCGCCCGGGCGAAATCGCCGAGGGCATGCGGCTGGCGCGGCTTGCCGTCGAATTCGGCCGGGACGATGCGGTCGCCCTGACGCGGGCCGGCCATGCGCTCGGCCATTTCACCGGCGATCTCGATGGCGGCATAGCGCTCATCGACAGGGCGGTGCTCCTCAATCCGAACCTCGCTGCCGCCTGGTTCCTTGGCGGCTTCCTGCGCGCCCTTAACGGCGAACCGGCTGCCGCTCTGGAGCATTTCGAGCACGCCGTTCGCCTGAGCCCGCTGGATCCCGAAATCTTCAGGATGCAGGTCGGGATGGCGCTGGCGCACTTCTTCGCGGGGCACTTCGATTCCGCCGTGGGCTGGGCCGAAAAGGCCGCCGGAAACCTTCCCAGCCTCCTCGTCGCCGCCGCCGTGATGGCGGCGAGCCAGGCGCTCTCTGGCCGCGCCGATGAGGCGAGGCAGGCGATGGAACGCCTGCAGGCGCTCGATCCATCCATGCGCATCGCAAAGCTCAAGGACTGGCTTCCGATCCATCGCTCGGAAGATTTGGCGCGGTTCGCGGACGGATTGCGGCTGGCCGGGCTGCCCGAGTGA
- a CDS encoding SDR family oxidoreductase, protein MKIVVIGGTGLIGSKLVQNLAARGHQALAAAPNTGVNTITREGLAEALDGAAVVVDVANAPVWEDKAVLDFFETSGRNLLAAEAAAGVRHHVALSIVGSERLPENGYFRAKVAQENLIKASGIAYSILRATQFFEFVGAIAQSATVGEEIRLSPALIQPMASSDVAAALADVALAPPINGTTEVAGPEAMPLDELARRFLRATQDPRKVVPDIHARYYGAVLSDRSLTPGESPRIGAIRFEDWLAQPKAQPASR, encoded by the coding sequence ATGAAGATCGTCGTCATCGGCGGCACCGGCCTCATCGGATCGAAGCTCGTGCAGAACCTCGCCGCGCGCGGCCATCAGGCGCTCGCAGCTGCGCCAAACACTGGCGTCAACACCATCACCCGCGAGGGTCTGGCCGAGGCGCTCGATGGCGCCGCCGTCGTCGTCGACGTGGCGAACGCACCCGTCTGGGAGGACAAGGCCGTCCTCGACTTCTTCGAGACGTCGGGCCGCAACCTGCTGGCCGCGGAAGCCGCCGCCGGCGTGCGCCACCATGTCGCCCTTTCGATCGTCGGCAGCGAGCGGCTGCCCGAGAACGGCTATTTCCGGGCGAAGGTCGCTCAGGAAAACCTGATCAAGGCGTCCGGCATCGCTTACTCCATCTTGCGCGCCACGCAGTTCTTCGAGTTCGTCGGCGCCATCGCCCAATCGGCCACGGTCGGCGAGGAGATTCGCCTGTCGCCGGCCCTGATCCAGCCGATGGCGTCGAGCGACGTCGCGGCGGCGCTCGCCGATGTCGCGCTCGCCCCGCCGATCAATGGCACGACCGAGGTTGCAGGCCCGGAAGCCATGCCGCTCGACGAATTGGCCCGGCGCTTCCTGCGGGCGACGCAGGACCCGCGCAAGGTCGTGCCGGACATCCACGCGCGCTACTACGGCGCTGTTCTCTCCGACCGTTCGCTCACGCCCGGCGAGAGCCCGCGCATCGGCGCGATCCGCTTCGAGGACTGGCTCGCCCAGCCGAAGGCTCAGCCGGCGAGCCGCTGA
- a CDS encoding cupin domain-containing protein, translating to MFTRFVLVLAFTTLAITAAPAAEPAPAKLTTVFDRPIPNIPGKSLKSVLVEYGPGGASSAHTHAKSAFIYATVLEGAVRSSVNGSPEKVYKAGENWVEAPGAFHGVSANASDTQPARILAVFVVDTDDTELTRFIKK from the coding sequence ATGTTCACACGATTTGTCTTGGTTCTCGCCTTCACCACGCTCGCGATCACCGCGGCGCCGGCTGCCGAGCCCGCTCCGGCCAAGTTGACGACCGTGTTCGATCGCCCGATTCCGAACATCCCCGGCAAGAGCTTGAAGAGCGTACTGGTCGAATACGGGCCGGGTGGCGCGTCGTCTGCCCATACTCATGCGAAATCCGCCTTCATCTATGCAACCGTCCTCGAGGGCGCGGTCCGCAGCAGCGTCAACGGCTCACCGGAGAAGGTCTACAAGGCCGGCGAAAACTGGGTCGAGGCGCCCGGAGCCTTCCACGGCGTCAGCGCGAACGCCAGCGACACGCAGCCGGCACGCATCCTGGCCGTGTTCGTCGTCGACACCGACGACACGGAGCTGACCAGGTTCATCAAGAAGTGA
- a CDS encoding protein adenylyltransferase SelO: MTAIAFDNSYARLPQRFYASVNPTAVAAPRLIQLNRPLASQLGLDPDWLSGPQGIAMLVGNSVAEGAAPIATAYAGHQFGGFSPQLGDGRAILLGEVVDRHGQRRDIQLKGAGLTPFSRRGDGRAALGPVLREYIVSEAMAALGVPTTRALAAVLTGEAVRRETLLPGAVLTRVASSHIRIGTFQFFAARGDVEALHLLADHVIARHYPDAAGKGDPYLALLDAVITAQAALVARWMLIGFIHGVMNTDNMSVAGETIDYGPCAFMDAYDPGTVFSAIDEHGRYAYGNQPPIARWNLTRFAETLLPLLASDQDKAVSIAQDALNRFDELFQSNLVAGFRQKLGLATEEPDDIALIRALLETMQRGQADFTLVFRRLSEDALPAADGHACRDLFGNPTEFDSWESRWRERLLKEPAPAETRQRAMCRINPLFIPRNHRVEAAIQAAVEQDDLAPFEELIAVLDKPYDRQPGREGYALPPAAHERVLATFCGT, from the coding sequence ATGACCGCAATCGCCTTTGACAACTCCTATGCTCGGCTTCCGCAGCGCTTTTACGCATCGGTTAATCCGACTGCAGTCGCCGCGCCCCGCCTCATTCAGTTGAACAGACCGCTGGCGTCGCAGCTTGGCCTCGATCCGGACTGGCTGAGCGGGCCCCAAGGCATCGCGATGCTGGTAGGCAATAGCGTGGCCGAGGGCGCTGCCCCGATCGCGACAGCCTATGCCGGCCACCAGTTCGGCGGCTTTAGCCCGCAGCTTGGCGATGGGCGTGCCATCTTGCTCGGAGAGGTAGTGGACCGCCACGGCCAGCGCCGCGACATCCAGCTCAAAGGTGCTGGCCTGACCCCTTTCTCACGCCGGGGAGACGGCCGGGCCGCATTGGGGCCGGTCCTGCGCGAGTATATCGTCAGCGAGGCGATGGCGGCCTTGGGCGTGCCCACGACACGAGCCCTCGCTGCTGTCTTGACGGGCGAAGCGGTCAGGCGAGAGACGCTATTGCCTGGCGCCGTCCTGACACGTGTCGCCTCGAGCCACATCAGGATCGGCACCTTCCAGTTCTTCGCGGCGCGCGGCGATGTCGAGGCCTTGCACCTGCTTGCCGACCACGTCATCGCTCGGCACTATCCGGATGCGGCCGGCAAGGGCGATCCGTACCTTGCCTTGCTGGATGCCGTCATCACCGCGCAAGCCGCACTCGTCGCACGCTGGATGCTGATCGGCTTCATCCATGGCGTGATGAACACGGACAACATGTCGGTCGCCGGCGAAACGATCGACTACGGGCCGTGCGCCTTCATGGATGCCTACGATCCAGGTACCGTGTTCAGCGCTATCGACGAGCACGGGCGTTATGCCTATGGCAACCAACCACCGATCGCGCGCTGGAACCTGACCCGGTTCGCCGAAACCCTGCTGCCGCTCCTGGCGAGCGACCAGGACAAAGCCGTGTCGATCGCACAGGATGCGCTCAACCGTTTCGATGAGCTGTTTCAAAGTAACCTGGTCGCCGGATTTCGCCAAAAACTCGGTCTTGCCACCGAAGAGCCGGATGATATCGCGCTCATCAGGGCGCTCCTCGAAACCATGCAGCGCGGGCAGGCCGACTTCACACTGGTGTTCCGGCGGTTGAGCGAGGATGCACTGCCGGCCGCGGATGGTCACGCTTGCCGCGACCTGTTCGGCAACCCCACCGAGTTCGACAGCTGGGAAAGCCGCTGGCGCGAGCGCTTGCTGAAGGAGCCTGCGCCAGCCGAGACGCGACAGCGTGCGATGTGTCGCATCAATCCGCTGTTCATTCCCAGAAATCATCGGGTGGAAGCCGCAATCCAAGCAGCAGTCGAGCAGGATGACCTTGCTCCTTTCGAGGAGCTGATCGCCGTTCTGGACAAGCCGTATGACAGGCAGCCTGGGCGCGAAGGCTACGCACTGCCGCCGGCCGCCCATGAGCGCGTGCTGGCGACATTCTGCGGTACCTGA